Within the Osmerus eperlanus chromosome 10, fOsmEpe2.1, whole genome shotgun sequence genome, the region TTTGTGTCAGCTTTATTTGTTGATAGGACAgttgcagagagacaggaaagcagggagagagaagggaagacatGCAGGTAATGGGCCGAGCCGGATTGGAACGCAGGTTCCTGCTCATGTCACACGCTCTAACCCTTGTGAGCCAGCGCCCCCAAAACTAACCACGTTTGCCCTCAGGGTGGTTTCCAGGACCCCGGGCCTCATTTGCATCTCCTAGGAGGGAATTGTGTGGTTAGTCCTTGGCCAGGTCCAGCCTTGTAGGAGCTGATACCATCAGTGAAATGCTGGACCATATAATTACCCCTGCTCCACTGCTTATCAGCCCTGTTACCATACCTGCTGTTCCTGCCTCAGCCCTGATCCCAGCAGTGATGGGCCCTCAGGCTCAGCCCAGTCACCacccaggcccccagggaaacaCTTAGAATGAGTAATGATCGGGAGGGTGGTGTTTTCATTGTGTTTGTTTCCAGCAGTTAATGTGTCAAGCCCTAGCGCTTGCATGGATCTGAACTCAGATGGACAGATTGGATTTATGTCTTAAGTCAGTGTTTGTTTCTCACCTGGCTCTGTGTGCTTTCTCACTGACATTCCTGCTAGCTGGTTAACTCACAGCTTCTGATTCGTGAGGACTGGTGCAATGCCCATGATGCAGTTGGAGAGTAACGTTGGTTAGTTGATTCCAACTTAATCGGAGTGTGTGCGCCCATTCTCATAAAAGAGATGTGTTCGGTAGCAGAGTCTTTACATAAAGTACCCGTGACGCAACGCTTGTAAACTTTTAGACCTATTGATTTTTCACAAACGGCTCGTCCGCACAAGAACTGCACGTCCTTGGGTCCTGATCAAGACATCCGCTGACTTCCAACAGCATACAATGCCAATAATCAAGAAACACGCTCTCAAACACAGAGATTTTTAGAGATGTAGTTAGATGGGGTTCTGTTGGTAAAGTTTGTCCTTTTTCCACAAAGGAGAGTTGGGTCGgtcagagagaaggggagagagcgcACTGGAGCTGTGTGACGGTGCATCTctaagtcacccccccccctcttcctctgagaaCCCAGCGCTCTGCTCTCAGGCTGGACAAAGCCAGAGGCTATTTGCTCCTGACTCAGGATGTCAGAAGGTCCAGTCTCTGAGGAGGAGGCACTGCTAACCTCTCCTAAAAATACTCGTGTCATGCCTTGTAACATGCTGTGTGCTTCAAAATGTACCATAACAGTCGTATCCTTGTTTTCCAGCTTAGCgagtgaggaggtggggggcgggCGTTTTTAAACGACCGTCTTCACTGTTCTGTATGCAAGCTTGTGTCTGAATCTGATGGGTTGTGCTGTTCCTCGTCAGATGGCGTACCTGGGTTTCCTGATGATCTACTCCTACGTGGTCCTGGTGAAGATGCCGGAGTGGCCGTCACCTCAGGAATGGGTCGTCATCCTCTACATCTTCACCTCCGCCATCGAGAAGATCAGAGAGGTACTCGTACTGCTCTACCAATCTGTCTGTGTTCGTCCTTGACCCGGCCATCTAAGGAAGCCATGTTTATCATGTCGCGAATTAACGAATGCCAGTCCCTTCCGGAAAGGGTGTCCAGTCACATGCATCTCCCAAGGCTCTCCCCACCGTTCACTGTTCTcgggttttgttttgtttttttcttcccagATGTTCATGTCTGAAGCAGGGAAGATCAGTCAGAAGATCAAAGTGTGGTTTGGCGATTATTTTAACCTCTCTGACTTTCTGGCTATCGTCACCTTCTTCGTGGGCTTTGGgttgaggctgggaggagatgaCGTCTTCATCCCAGGCAGGATCGTCTACTGCCTCAACATCATCTTCTGGTACGTGCGGCTGTTGGATATTTTGGCGGTCAACCAGCAAGCAGGACCCTACGTGATGATGATAGGTAAAATGGTGAGTGGTCTCTAAAGCATTTGGCAGTGGCCTTAAATGATGATAAAGCAACCTCTTTAAAtgggaaaaaaaaacgtttttcaaatgATTATCGCAGAGAAACCTTTTACCCGAAGTGGTTAGCTATAATTTGGGCAATGCTTAAACCGTCATGAACAGACCATTAAGTACTATACCCAAAGTCCAAAATTGGTGCCACAGGAAAATGGATCAAATTTAGACTTTGGGTACAGTATACCTGGAATACAGTATATAGTATAATGTTTCAGCCTACTTCGAGATGCTCAGAGGAGGTGACGTTGTATAaagcgggtgtgtgtgttgcacgtTCTAGGTGGCCAACATGTTCTACATCGTGGTGATCATGGCTGTGGTCCTGCTGAGCTACGGCGTGCCCAGGAAGGCCATCCTCTACCCCAACGAGGAGCCCAGCTGGAGCCTGGCCAAAGACGTGGTGTTCCAGCCGTACTGGATGATGTACGGGGAGGTGTACGCATACGAAATCGATGGTAAGGAAGACTATGATGGTAAGGACAGTTTTCCTACAGCTTCTCACCACCAGCATGGAGGCTGATTTGTCACCAGAAAAGCACTGGAAATCAAAACCCACGTTGGACTAATCATCgcgcccctcacccccccctgtcTAGCTCTGGACCTGTGGGGCTAAAGGCCTTGTTGCAGGCATTTTGTTCCCTCCCAGTGCTCTAACTCACCTGGTTCTCAGCTTAGCGGCCTGTAAGTAGGTGTGTTGATGCTGGAGTGGAACAAAACAGCCTGCCCTTGCCCTGACCAAGATCAGAGCTGGCTACATCTCCTTCACACGTTGTCTAATTCATATTGTGTAGCAGAAGACACCAAAATAATGCTAAACCTGTTAAAACTGCTCAATTTTATTATTGAATTCTAAGAAAAATACTGAAGAACAGCTTAGTCAATCAGTATATTTTCCAACCACTGATGGGCTGTTTGTCACGTGATGGTGTTGGGGCACAtttgtgcggtgtgtgtgtgtgtgtgtgtctcattgtGTAACCTTTTCTCCGCAGTGTGTTCCAATAGCTCTGAGAACCAGATGAAGCCCCTGTGTGCGGCCGGCGTGTGGTTGACACCCCTCCTACAAGCAGTCTACCTCTTTGTACAGTATATACTCATGGTCAACCTTCTCATCGCCTTCTTCAAGTAAGACCACCCCTGCACTTTAGTCTAATTAGCCTATTTTCAGATATAAAACaatacaatacttttttttatatattcctTTAGCTGACAATTTTATTCAAAGTAATGTACAGATCATGTGGACAGCTTTACACAGTCTTGTGTGACAGCACATTTATATGGGTCTTTCTCTTTGTCCCCCAGTAATGTGTATCTGCAAGTGATGTCCATCTCAAGCCTGGTGTGGAAATATCAACGCTACCACTTCATCATGGCGTACCATGAGAAgccagtcctccccccccccctcatcttcctcagCCACCTGGTGACTCTCTTCTCCTGCATttgcaggaggaagagggagtacCGCACACATGGACCAAGTATGAGACAGCAAGAAATCCCCTCTGTGTTTCTCGGGCCTGAAAAGATTCTTCTGGAGTCTACTAGAATCGACCCAATTCAGCTAATCGGGTACTCCTTCTTTTCAGAGTTGTTTTTGACAGAGGAGGACCAGAAGAAGCTCCACGACTTTGAGGAGCAGTGTGTCGAGACGTACTTCCACGAGAAGGATGATCAGTTTCACTCTGGGAGTGAGGAGCGGATTCGAATTACCTCAGACAGGTGGGCTCGCCGTGTCATGACCAGAAGCCAACCGTCTCCCTGATTTGTGCCTCACTGTCGTTTTTGTAAACTGACATTCTTGTCTCTTTCCTGACAGGGTTGAGACCATGTGCGTCCAGTTGAAAGAGGTCGGGAACAGGGTTAACTTTATCAAGCGCTCTTTGCACACTCTGGACTCTCAGATTGGCCACCTTCAGGACCTCTCGGCCCTGACGGTGGACACCCTGAAGGCCTTGACTGCCCAGCGGGCCTCCGAGGCCAGCAAGGTCCACAACCAGATCACCCGCGAGCTCAGCCTCTCCAAGAACGTGGGCCCGAGCCTGGGCCCCACGCCCGGTGACGCTGGCCCCCTCTCCAAGTCCTCCGTCCTGGGCAAGCGCAGCGTCGGAGCCTACTTCAGCTCCTCCTTCGCCCAGCCGCCTGCCAACATGGCCGACTCTCTCTTCGGGAGTGGCGTGGATGGAATCGATGGGTTGGGTCTCGGCCGGAGGGCAGGACCAGGGCCGGCGCTGGACCcttcccctagcccagctctgaGCCCAGAGAGGATGGGGCTGACTGGGCTGGGCCACCTGGCTGCAGAGGCTGGCTCCTCGGGCAGCGCCAGCGCCAGTGCCTTCACCCTCAGTGCCATGGCCATGTCCCCCCCAGGCCTTCGTCACAGAGGCCGCTCCTTCACCCAGAGGCAGCTCACCCGTCCACAGGAGCCAGGCCTCTCCgactccccctccagcctgccGAACGTGCCCTCGCCCGACGCTCAGTTCTACGTCAGCACCCCCTCTCAGCCCAGCGGCTCGAGCCACCCTGAACTCACCCTGGGAGGAGGGGCCCACGTGGACCCCATCCAGCCAGATAGTGTCACTGTAGAGTTTGGGGCGTTTGTGGGTAAGTGTGAGCACGGAGATGATGagaagcagcaggaggaggagtgcCCGGCATGTGTATATCCTAGTGTTGTCATTGTGTCTACCGCTTCTGCTGCAGCTGCCCCTATTTGCTTGCCTGCTCCTTCAAAGAGGGTTAGAATAAGCAACTGCGTAGAGAGACATTTGACAGATGGCGGGGAGGGTTACGTGAACGAAGCGTTTTGCGACGACGAAGGTCGATCCCAACGAGCGCGGCAGAACACGGGTGCGTTGGGCTCTCAGGCGGCAGGTAAACCGGCCCCATCACAGCCGGACGACTGGCATAGAAACAGCCCCCTACCTGGCTGTGCGCTGGCCCCTGCTGTGGTGCCCAGGAGACCCCACAACCGGAGGAGCAGTGAGGGGAGTGTGTCGGGGCCTGTGGCCCCTCGAAAGGCCTCCCAGCTGGGGCAGAGCTGGCATGGAGGCCTGCTGTACAGATGGAGCGCAACCAGAAATCCAAGCAGTTACAGAGGTTTGAGTCTCAGTCTGAGTCTAGGAACAGGGATTGTGGCTGCAGGGTGCTTGGgcatctttccatctctctctcgttcgctctctctctttgtgaagACATCAGAAATGACTAATGGaatcctctccccatctctttgGTTAGaaactaatatatatatatatttttttttttttaggactGTGTTGGGAGTTCAATTAACAATGTTGACTGTCTTACACTGACTGCTTGTTCCAATGTACCAACTTTACcatgtttgtattttatttatttaaaaaataataattgtataGCATACTCATTCTACCTGATATGTCAAAGTTTTTAGTTTGAGTTTTTTTCTTCTATGGTTACAACCTTTTTGCATCAAGACAATGTATGACTGTCCGACTGATTGGCAGGGTGTTAACACCATCTCTTCGTTGGGCTCAGGATTTGTTACAGAGGTGAACGGTGGAGGTGTTTTTCTGTCTTCATCAGTAACAGGCCTGAGTCAGGCTATCTGGTTGACTGTGGTGCTatactgtttttgtttttctaaaTTGTCTCATGAAAAGATGTTGACTGGATCCAGGTATTAGTGAGGCTGTGGTGGCTATTAAAGCCAGccaccccctgaccctgtctggGATTGACTCATTCTGCTCCTTTGTCACGTAGGTCATAAAGACAACCTGGAGCTGCAGTGCTCTTTCCCCAAAGAAAGCCCTTCTTCTAGCCGCCAGCTCAGCCCCGCCACACACATCagagaacaggtgtgtgtgtgtgtgtgtgtgcgtgcccatTCGCCCTCACCTAAAGACTGATGCTGTTGTTCACACTATAGATGGTTCTTTATTGGAAAGTTGGCTGTTATTGTATCCCTGTTTTTAAAATGAAAGGACGGGAAACAAAGGCCGGCTCTCTGCGTGTTTCTGGCATTTGCATAAAACCCCTCCAGGGCAAAGCAGACTTCCACAATGGCTCTTTTACATAATAGACCTGCCCATGCCTGCTGTTTTCAGACTCATATCCAAGCTCTTGGTAGAAACAGCAAGGTTGACCAACCATGTTCCTGGAAAGCTATCATCCTGTAGGTTTTCACTAACCTGAAACGGCTTAAGATCCGGCTAATTATTATTAGAAAACGCACAGGATGGTGGTTGTCCAGGAAGAGGGTTTTTGCAGCTCTGATGTGGAGGACCTGGGTCCCATTATCTGCCCTCAACACTGCTGTTTCAATCTGGCCTGTGCGGTTGGTCCTTTGACCAACCCTTGGGAGGTGACGTTAGACTTCTAGAATGTAAAAACGTTGGCTGGTTCTCAAAGTGTCTCGTCTGTATGTCCCCCTCAGTCACAGCTGGAAGGCCACGGTCACATGAGGACAGTCAACTCCTATGCCGGCTTCACCGAGTTCGACAGGAGCCCGGCCTTGCTCCACCCAGAAGCCTGTAAGACTCGTAGACACGCCAAACACACCTGTGAGCCCTCCTCTTCTGCTCCCACCAGTCCTGGATTTATCAGAGGGGGGCCGTTAGTGATAAAAGACAGTCATCTGGTTCTCAGTGACATCCTCCATGTCAGTCCTGTGCACCATCTGGCTGAGTCTGGCACAGTGTTAGAGTTACGATCCCATTTTTGGAAACCGTATTTGACTTAAAATGCCAGACActacatgaataaataaatacaaaaaacctTTGAAATAAACTGTAAAATAGTGAGTGTAGTCCCTGGCTTGCTTCTCTCTGCAGCTctgactaagagagagaggaacagagtgtCGGCCGAGGACATCAGGATCCACGAGGAGCACAgggctgtgctgctgctggtgaGAGGAtgttgtcaccccccccccccccctcgcgtgTTTAGTCTTGTTGCACTGCCCTATCGTCAGAACTGGGTAATATGCGGTGATGTTATTGTggcactatctgatcaaaaaGAACACAGGCCGTTACTTGGCTGTAACttctgaaatactgttagaactttgCACTTCTGGTCCTTGAATATCTGTACTTAGTGTAAGCagtatttgtatgtcgctttgcaTAAATCATCTGCTAAACGAATTCATGTCAAATGTAAATATTAGTCTTGGTAGGAAAGTCAATGATCTTAGTTTTCGGAGAGTacacttaggaatggtttgctggaccccatgttagtttcctcaaggatcacaatgattcTTGCTTagtcttgctgctcttgttggttagtggtaactgattaaaattgttgtactcgctgtgaaatattttttactgttgcttgcttttctacaggtatacttgcacttatagcgattcatgttgtttaattgtaacttgtttaactacatgctcttgtggttcttccctttgtcacttattttggttgttcacaatatgtgcttcatattttggctacccgcaatgtttttggggctatcttgttgttattatcagtgacctatgcactttgtaaagctctctcttggaagtcgctttggataaaagcgtctgctaaatgaataaatgttaaTGTACACCCGCCTTTGTTGTCAACTCatgtgtttccttgtctttccaGGAAAGAGTGCAGGTCAAGTCGGCACAAGCCAGCAGTCTGTAAGTATCTCTCAAGATTTTGAGGCATGAAGACACGCTAATGTGTCATGCCGTTGCCATATACTTTGGGTGGCAATGTTAGcttggtcctaaccagaccctcgtacatttcacttgtacagagggtctgggatcgctccattgacaagcgttaacttctttgaaggcgggtactctgttgaagtttcaaactattggatctgcccagagccactctgatctgccataaccaatcgctagcgttcgccttagccaactccttcaccacagccaactccttcaccacagagctagctgccgtagctggaaaatcaaactgttcccgaaaccccgtggggaggagggccacaacatcatgaccaccaacaaaactcagcaaggattgttcttgctccggctttaacttatggatattcggcagcgttgccacaaccgcagaatagctttgctcgcatctttctccgccgccattactgaactacaactcaaactagtgcacgacatcaacgtcattgttctcagccactccctctgttcgctgattggacgtacaaaaaaattgtttctgaaaaccgactgatgcattgaaatcccagacctagtacagaagcaaaatccaaattgagcggaagtacgtaggagggcagagccaggctagggcaACATTACATACATGCCCAGTTCTCAGATCGCCTCACCGACTTGTTCTCTCTCACCGCCACACTTTCACGTCAAACTTTCTGTAGCAAAAACTGGTTGGGTGTAGTATGATCCTAGTACCTGGCGTTCGTCCAGGCTTCACATTCTCAACCTACACTAACTCCTTACCCCCTCACTGCCCTTCCTTTccccacgccccccctccccgctctctTTATCCTGTATCAAAGTCCCCCCCCGCTGTGGTACACTGCCAAACCTGGATTAGCGTTACCATGGTGACAGCTTGGCTCTAAATGGACcttttgttttctgtgtgtgcctgtatttgAGGAACCTGAGGTGGGAGGCAGGATATGTCTTCAGGTCTTTTGTAACACCAACAGGTTCATAACAATACCAAGTTAActcgtctcttctcctctgtgttTAGCAGGGCCCCAGGGGAAGACACTCTGAATGGTATGAGCTTTTGAGACATTTCCCACACGTTGTGTGTCCCTCAGGGCTCTGTTGATAGTGCGTAGGTGTTCATGCCCTGGTGTTCTTACTTGGTTGCAGCTGCGGCGTGTCTCTACACATCCAGGCATGCTCACCTCGGGCCACGAAAAGACTGTGAGTCCCTCCTCCACAGCCACAAGAAAGCTTCTACCTGCATCTGCGGGGCGGGACTTACTTTCTGTGATGTTTTGGTTTTTTAAACGAATACATTCAACCATTAACCGTTTCTGCGAAGTATCACAGAGGAAGAAATGCTTgacttcttgttgtgttgtttACCACACAGCCATTGGATCCCCCTTCAAGCCAATGGAAAGCTACCAGTATTCAGGTaggttttgtgtgtttgtagattACACATGGAGTACACTGAAATCGTGCGACTAGTTGTGTAGGTAGTTGTGTTACCTCTGTTGGTGTGTGATGTGACAATACTGGTGTGTTTGAGGATGTTAATCATCCCCCCCTGCAGCTGTAGAGCGTAATAACCTGATGAGGCTGTCCCAGAGCATTCCTTTCACCCCGGTCCCCCCTAGAGGTGAGACACAGTATTACACCTGGCACCTGCTGGTGCATCTGATCTGTTTAACAATTgtcttttttaaatgtgtattcatttaacagacactcttatccatagcaaaatatataaatagtgCATGAGGTGCAGCAAATAACCAAGACCTGGAAGTGCACAGTCCAAGAGTATTTTTAGTGATTAGTACCAAGGAACGGTCCACCAGCAAAACAATGAACTACTACAATATTACATAATTTGTGTTATATTCATGGGTTGGTATCATCTCTGCATTAGAAGGAGAGATGATAGCTGACACTAGTATTCCTAGCctgccacctctctccctgttgcATAAAAGCCAGAGAAGCAAGTCTCCAGCCAAGTATCTTTCAGACCAGTTCACCCCCTGCTGCGCTGCCCCTGCAGGTGAGCCAGTGACAGTGTACCGCCTGGAAGAGAGTTCTCCCAACACCATCAACAACAGCATGTCCTCCTGGGCCCAGCGGGGTCTCTGTGCCAAGATCGAGTTCCTGAGCAAGGAGGAGATGGGCGGTGGTCTGCGGCGGGCCCTCAAGGTGCTCTGTACCTGGTCGGAGTACGACATGCTGAAGCCAGGACACCTTTACATCGTCAAGTCCTTCCTGCCGGAGGTCATCCAAACCTGGCAGAGCATTTACAAGGAGGACACCGTGCTGCACCTATGTCTcagggtaaaacacacacacactctcctgtgtCGTACAGGATATGGAAGTGCTGGGAAGTTCCTCGGTCACTGTTCGTCTCGGACGTCTGATCTCTTGACCGGGGAAACGGGCTTGTGAATGGAAATGGCAGCGTCGCGATCGTTTGATAGGGAAATGGAAACGTCACGCTTGATCATCCTTATCTCTTCCCAGGAAAtccagcagcagagagcagctcagAAACTGACGTTTGCCTTCAACCAAATGAGGCCAAAGACGATCCCATATtctcccaggtacacacacacacacacacaaacaaaccgaaACTGAACTGCATGCTTGAGCTACTAATACAAGTAGAACGCAAGAAGGTGTTAATGTATGCCACTTTCATGCTGTATTCTTTTAAATAATAGGCCTATATGTTAAACATCAACTTCAGGTTTTGTGTCAGTAGTACATTGTACACCATGGGCCTACGTAAGAAGTCACATCTGCACCTATAGCCTTTTCACCGAATAGAAAACCCTTTCACCACCCTTGCAGGTTTCTGGAAGTtttcctgctgtactgtcactCTGCTGGCCAGTGGTTCGCTATAGAGGAATGCATCACAGGAGAGTTCAGGaagttcaacaacaacaatggaGATGAGATTGTCCCTACCAACCTGCTGGAGGAGACCATGCTGGCCTTCAGCCACTGGACCTATGAGTACACAAGAGGAGAACTGCTAGTGCTGGACCTGCAAGGTAACCACTCATTCAGACCCCCCCCATACTAGCTACCCCCCATACGAGCTACCAGGTATACGGGA harbors:
- the trpm7 gene encoding transient receptor potential cation channel subfamily M member 7 isoform X2; translated protein: MSQKSWIESTFTKRECVYILPVSKDPHRCLPGCQICQQLVRCCCGRLVRQHAGFTASLAMKYSDVKLAENPNASLPELEEWSVDKHTEESPTDAYGIVNFQGGSHSYRAKYVRLSYDSRPESILRLMMKEWQMELPKILISVHGGIQNFDLHPRIKQVVGKGLIKAAVTTGAWILTGGVNTGVAKHVGDALKEHSSRSSRKICTIGIAPWGVIENRNDLIGRDVIAPYQTLLNPLSKLNVLNNLHSHFLLVDDGTVGKYGAEVQLRRELEKHINLQRIHARIGQGVPVVALILEGGPNVILSVLEYLQESPPVPIVVCEGTGRAADILAYVHKQTEEGGGLPDGVETEIIATIKKTFNFSHSEAIHLFQTLVECMKSKELITVFHIGSEDYQDIDVAILKALLKGTDASAFDQLVLTLAWDRVDIAKDHVFVYGQQLLVGSLEQAMLDALVMDRVEFVKLLIENGVSMHRFLTITRLEELYNTKQSPTNPTLFHLVRDVKQGNLPPNYKITLIDVGLVIEYLMGGTYRCNYTRKRFRIIYNNLHGNNRRSGRHAAGSGGHLRKNHEAFSIQADKKEKTRHNHFITTAQPYKPKLESTNEQSKKKSKEEIVDIDDPETRRFPYPFNELLVWAVLMKRQKMSLFFWQHGEENMAKALVACKLCRSMSYEAKKSDVVDDTSEELQDYSNEFGTLAVDLLEQSFRQDETMAMKLLTYELKNWSNSTCLKLAVSSRLRPFIAHTCTQMLLSDMWMGRLNMRKNSWYKVILSILVPPAILLLEYKSKAEMSHIPQSQDAHQMTMEDSEHNFQHTSDDIQMDVFKEARGDDNVEVKTEAETHFRSRRLPLTRKFYAFYHAPIVKFWFNTMAYLGFLMIYSYVVLVKMPEWPSPQEWVVILYIFTSAIEKIREMFMSEAGKISQKIKVWFGDYFNLSDFLAIVTFFVGFGLRLGGDDVFIPGRIVYCLNIIFWYVRLLDILAVNQQAGPYVMMIGKMVANMFYIVVIMAVVLLSYGVPRKAILYPNEEPSWSLAKDVVFQPYWMMYGEVYAYEIDVCSNSSENQMKPLCAAGVWLTPLLQAVYLFVQYILMVNLLIAFFNNVYLQVMSISSLVWKYQRYHFIMAYHEKPVLPPPLIFLSHLVTLFSCICRRKREYRTHGPKLFLTEEDQKKLHDFEEQCVETYFHEKDDQFHSGSEERIRITSDRVETMCVQLKEVGNRVNFIKRSLHTLDSQIGHLQDLSALTVDTLKALTAQRASEASKVHNQITRELSLSKNVGPSLGPTPGDAGPLSKSSVLGKRSVGAYFSSSFAQPPANMADSLFGSGVDGIDGLGLGRRAGPGPALDPSPSPALSPERMGLTGLGHLAAEAGSSGSASASAFTLSAMAMSPPGLRHRGRSFTQRQLTRPQEPGLSDSPSSLPNVPSPDAQFYVSTPSQPSGSSHPELTLGGGAHVDPIQPDSVTVEFGAFVGHKDNLELQCSFPKESPSSSRQLSPATHIREQSQLEGHGHMRTVNSYAGFTEFDRSPALLHPEASLTKRERNRVSAEDIRIHEEHRAVLLLERVQVKSAQASSLRAPGEDTLNAAACLYTSRHAHLGPRKDSIGSPFKPMESYQYSAVERNNLMRLSQSIPFTPVPPRGEPVTVYRLEESSPNTINNSMSSWAQRGLCAKIEFLSKEEMGGGLRRALKVLCTWSEYDMLKPGHLYIVKSFLPEVIQTWQSIYKEDTVLHLCLREIQQQRAAQKLTFAFNQMRPKTIPYSPRFLEVFLLYCHSAGQWFAIEECITGEFRKFNNNNGDEIVPTNLLEETMLAFSHWTYEYTRGELLVLDLQGVGEILTDPSVIKSGEKGSYDMIFGPANLGDDAIRNFRAKHHCNSCCRKLKLPDLKRNDYTPDKLTLQQDDSHDPGGGLRESRQSMRLML
- the trpm7 gene encoding transient receptor potential cation channel subfamily M member 7 isoform X3, translated to MSQKSWIESTFTKRECVYILPVSKDPHRCLPGCQICQQLVRCCCGRLVRQHAGFTASLAMKYSDVKLAENPNASLPELEEWSVDKHTEESPTDAYGIVNFQGGSHSYRAKYVRLSYDSRPESILRLMMKEWQMELPKILISVHGGIQNFDLHPRIKQVVGKGLIKAAVTTGAWILTGGVNTGVAKHVGDALKEHSSRSSRKICTIGIAPWGVIENRNDLIGRDVIAPYQTLLNPLSKLNVLNNLHSHFLLVDDGTVGKYGAEVQLRRELEKHINLQRIHARIGQGVPVVALILEGGPNVILSVLEYLQESPPVPIVVCEGTGRAADILAYVHKQTEEGGGLPDGVETEIIATIKKTFNFSHSEAIHLFQTLVECMKSKELITVFHIGSEDYQDIDVAILKALLKGTDASAFDQLVLTLAWDRVDIAKDHVFVYGQQLLVGSLEQAMLDALVMDRVEFVKLLIENGVSMHRFLTITRLEELYNTKQSPTNPTLFHLVRDVKQGNLPPNYKITLIDVGLVIEYLMGGTYRCNYTRKRFRIIYNNLHGNNRRSGRHAAGSGGHLRKNHEAFSIQADKKEKTRHNHFITTAQPYKPKLESTNEQSKKKSKEEIVDIDDPETRRFPYPFNELLVWAVLMKRQKMSLFFWQHGEENMAKALVACKLCRSMSYEAKKSDVVDDTSEELQDYSNEFGTLAVDLLEQSFRQDETMAMKLLTYELKNWSNSTCLKLAVSSRLRPFIAHTCTQMLLSDMWMGRLNMRKNSWYKVILSILVPPAILLLEYKSKAEMSHIPQSQDAHQMTMEDSEHNFQHTSDDIQMDVFKEARGDDNVEVKTEAETHFRSRRLPLTRKFYAFYHAPIVKFWFNTMAYLGFLMIYSYVVLVKMPEWPSPQEWVVILYIFTSAIEKIREMFMSEAGKISQKIKVWFGDYFNLSDFLAIVTFFVGFGLRLGGDDVFIPGRIVYCLNIIFWYVRLLDILAVNQQAGPYVMMIGKMVANMFYIVVIMAVVLLSYGVPRKAILYPNEEPSWSLAKDVVFQPYWMMYGEVYAYEIDVCSNSSENQMKPLCAAGVWLTPLLQAVYLFVQYILMVNLLIAFFNNVYLQVMSISSLVWKYQRYHFIMAYHEKPVLPPPLIFLSHLVTLFSCICRRKREYRTHGPKLFLTEEDQKKLHDFEEQCVETYFHEKDDQFHSGSEERIRITSDRVETMCVQLKEVGNRVNFIKRSLHTLDSQIGHLQDLSALTVDTLKALTAQRASEASKVHNQITRELSLSKNVGPSLGPTPGDAGPLSKSSVLGKRSVGAYFSSSFAQPPANMADSLFGSGVDGIDGLGLGRRAGPGPALDPSPSPALSPERMGLTGLGHLAAEAGSSGSASASAFTLSAMAMSPPGLRHRGRSFTQRQLTRPQEPGLSDSPSSLPNVPSPDAQFYVSTPSQPSGSSHPELTLGGGAHVDPIQPDSVTVEFGAFVGHKDNLELQCSFPKESPSSSRQLSPATHIREQSQLEGHGHMRTVNSYAGFTEFDRSPALLHPEASLTKRERNRVSAEDIRIHEEHRAVLLLERVQVKSAQASSLAPGEDTLNAAACLYTSRHAHLGPRKDSIGSPFKPMESYQYSAVERNNLMRLSQSIPFTPVPPRGEPVTVYRLEESSPNTINNSMSSWAQRGLCAKIEFLSKEEMGGGLRRALKVLCTWSEYDMLKPGHLYIVKSFLPEVIQTWQSIYKEDTVLHLCLREIQQQRAAQKLTFAFNQMRPKTIPYSPRFLEVFLLYCHSAGQWFAIEECITGEFRKFNNNNGDEIVPTNLLEETMLAFSHWTYEYTRGELLVLDLQGVGEILTDPSVIKSGEKGRSYDMIFGPANLGDDAIRNFRAKHHCNSCCRKLKLPDLKRNDYTPDKLTLQQDDSHDPGGGLRESRQSMRLML